Part of the Streptomyces antimycoticus genome, CAACGACGGCTCCGGCAAGTCGGGTTTCGCCGGGGTCGACGCCGCCGCCCAGACCGAGGTGATCCGGGCCGCACTGGACGTGGCCGGGCTCGGGCCCGGGGACATCGACTACGTGGAGGCGCACGGCAGCGGAACCCGGATCGGGGACTCCACCGAGTGGTCGGCGCTGGCCGAGGTGTTCGCCGAGGCCGGCCACCCGGTCCACGTCGGGGCGGTCAAGGGCGGTCTCGGGCATCTGCGGGAAGCGGCGGGCCTGGCCGGCTTCGCCAAGGCGGTGCTCTCGCTGCGCCACCGGCGTCTGGCCGCCACCCCGCACTTCGAGCGGCTGCCCGCCGACCTGGCCGCCCCGTCCGGCCCGCTGCAGCCACTGGGCGAGGCCCTGGACTGGCCCGCGGTGCCCGGCCGGCCCCGGCGGGCCGGGGTGAGTGCCTTCGGCCTGGGCGGCACGAACTGCCACGTGGTACTGGAGGAAGCGCCCGCCGCACCGGTGACGCCGCCTTCGCGGGATCCCGAGTTGCTGCTGCTGTCCAGCCACCACCCGGACGCCCTGGACATCGACCTGGCCGCTCTGCGCGACCACTTGGGCGAGAACCCTTCGCGGATCGCTGACGCGGCGTGGACGACCCAGACCGCACGCCACCGCTATCCGCATCGTGCCTACGCCGTGGTGCGCTCCCCGGACGAGGTGGCCGCGGCGTTCGGCGGCGACCGGCTGCGAATCCAGCGCGGCCACGCCACAGCCGACGCCCCCGAGGTCGTGTTCGTGCTGCCGGGCATCGGCAGTCACTACCCGGGCATGGGCGCCGAACTGGCCCGCACGGACCCGCTGTTCGCCCGCCACCTCCAGGCCGTCGTGGCCGTGGCGGACACGCTGACCGACGGTGCCGTGGGCCGGTCGTTCGCCACCGAGCCGGCCCGGCCGGACCGCCAGGGCGACCGCGTGGACCTGCGGGCCCTGCTGCGGCGCGGCGGCTCGGCGCCCGCGCCCCGGGAACTGCGCGAGGTGCACCTGTCGCTGTTCTGCATGGAACACGCCATGGCCCGCACACTCATGGACCTCGGGATCCGCCCGGCCGCGCTGCTGGGCCACAGCCTGGGGGAATGGGTGGCGGCCGTACTAGCCGGGGTCGTCGGGCCAAAGGACGCGATGGCCGCCGTCGCCCGCCGGGCCGACCTGGTCGAGACCGCCGGGCCGGGCGCCATGCTCAGCGTGCTCGCCGCCGCGGAGGAGGTGGAGCGCTACGCCGAGGAGGACACCTGGATCGCGGCCGAGAACGGGCCGGGCCACTGCGTGTTCTCCGGCCGGCCCGAAGCCGTGTCGACGCTGGCCGGCCGACTGCGTGCCGCGGGGTTCACCACGTTGCCCGTGGACACCAAGCATCCCTTCCACACACCGCAGTTGGCGGGCGCCGCCGCCCTGCTCGGCGAGGATCTGCGCCACGTGGACCTGGCGCCGGCCCGTATCCCCATCGCTTCGAGCGTGCTCGGCGCGTGGCTGGACGGGGAGGTACCCGAACCCGGCTACTGGCGTGACCACATGGTCAGCCGGGTGCGGTTCCGCACGGCGGCCGGGCTGGTCCTGTCCCGGCACCGGGTCCTGGTCGAGGTGGGACCGGGCACCGCCCGTCCCTGGATCGCCCAGGCCGACCCGGACGCCGTGTGCGTGCGCACCGTGCGGCAGTCCTACGAGAACGCCGGCGACCGGCAGATCCTGCTGGAGGCACTGGGAGCACTGTGGGCCCACGGGATCGAGGCCGACTGGCCACGCCTGCGCCGTGATCCGGCGCGTCGGGCCGGCCTGCCCCGCGCGCCCTGCTGCGCCGCCGGTACCTGCCCGACACCGAGCCGCCTGCCGGTCCCTGGCCGGCGCCTGCCACGGCGCGGCAGGCCGAGCCGGCACCCGAGACCCCCGCGCCGGCGCCGCCGGAAGAGGCACCCGGATCCACCGTCGGGCAGTTCCTGGCCCACCGCTTCCGGGTCCTGCTCGGACTGCGCCAAGTGCACCCCGACGACCACTTCTTCCACCTCGGTGGCGACTCCCTGATGGGCGTGCACCTGATCGCGGGCCTCAAGGAACTCACCGGACAGGCCGTGCCCTCCTCCGTCGTCTTCGCCTCCGCGACCCTCGGCGGCATGACGCGCGAGATCCAGGACTGGCTCGCCGCCACCGAGCACGAACCGGAACCCCTCGACCACGGGAGCCCAGTGTCATGAGCGCACCCACGCTGGGAGTGATCGGAGCCGGTGTCATCGGCTCCAGCGTCGCCCACGCCGCCGCGACGGCAGGCTACGCCGTCACCCTCGTCGACACCGATACCGCCGCACTGGACGCGGCCCGCGCGGCCGTCCGGCGGCACGAGCGGCTGGCCGCGCTGCTGGGCGGCCGGGGACCGCGGCCGCTGGACATCCGCTTCAGCACCGACCTGGCCGACGTGGCCGGCGCCGGATTCGTGGTGGAGAACACCACCGAATCGGAACCGGGCAAGCGCGAGCTGTACCCGTTGCTGGACAAGGCACTGGCGCCCGGTGTGACCATCGCCGCCAACACCTCCGCCATCCCCATCGCCCGGCTGGCGGAGTGCCTTGCCGACCCCGGCCGCGTGGTCGGCGTGCACTTCATGAACCCGGTCGACCGCATCGACATGGTCGAGGTCGTCCGCGCCCCGTCCACTTCGGACACCGCGCTGGCCGCGGTCGAGGACCTGCTGGGCCGCATGGGCAAGCGCTCCGTCGTGGTCAACGACGCCCCCGGCTTCGTCATCAACCGCGTGCTGATGCCGGTGGTCAACCTCGCGGCCGCCGTCGTCGCGGACGGTGTCGCCACCCCGAACCAGGTCGACGAGCTGTTCAAGGGCTGCCTCGGCCACACCTCCGGGCCGCTGCGCACCGCCGACCTGATCGGCCTCGACACGGTCGTGCGCACGCTCGAGGTCCTGCACGAGCACTACGGGACCACCGAGTTCGCCACCCACCCGCACCTGCGCCGGATGGTCGACGAGGGCCGGACCGGGGCCAAGAGCGGCCGCGGTTTCTACTCCTACGACGGGAGCTGACACGATGACTGCTCAGAGCACGCCCACGAACGAGGAAATCGCCGCCGTGGTACGGGAATTCATCGCCCGGCTCAGCGGCCACCCGGACATCGAGGACGACTGGCCGCTGATCTCCGGGGGCGTCCTGGACTCGATCGCCGCGGTCCAGATGGTCGACTTCGTCGAGCGCACCTTCCACGTCGAGGTGGCCGACGAGGACCTGGAACTGCTCAACTTCGACTCCGTGCGGGGGCTGGCCGCCCTGGTCACCCGCCGGGTGGCGGCGTGAGCACCACTGTGCCGGTAGCGGTCCTCGACGTGCTGCGGGGCGAGCAGTTCGCCGACCGGGCCACGACCTGGGAACGGGCGGGCGCCGTCCCGCGCGAGGACGTCGAGTGCCTGGCCGGGCACGGACTGCTCGGCATGACCGTCGGCACCGCGCACCACGGCAGCGATCTCCCGCTGGTGGACGTGACCGAGGCGCACCGGCTGGTGGCCGCCGCCTCGCCCAGCCTGCACAGCCTGCTGGTGGTCCACGCCATGGTCTGTCACGCCCTGCGCCGCTGGGCGGTGCGGGAGACCCGCGACGCGTTCCTGCCCGAGCTGGCCACCGGCCGGGTGCTCGCCGCCTTCGCCCTCACCGAGACCACCGGCGGAGCCGACGCCGGGGCACTGACCACCAGGATCGACCGGGAGGGCGACACCCTGCGCGTCACCGGGGTCAAGCGCTGGCTGTCCTTCGGCCAGATCGCCGACGCCTACCTCGTCTTCGGCCTCACCGACGGCCTGGACAGTTGCGCGCTGGTGGACGCGGGCAGTGCGGTGCGGGTTGAGCCCGAACCCCGCACCGCGGGCCTGCGGGCCGCGCGGCTGGCCCGCGTCACCTTCGACGGGGCGACCGCCCCCGCCGCCCGTGTGGTGGGGCGACCGGGCACCGGCATCCCGTTCGTCGCGACGTCGTGCCTGACCCTGGGCCGGCTCTGCGTCGCGGCGGGTGCGGCGGGCATTGCACAGGCCGCGCTCGACCTGGCCGTCGGCCACGCGGCCACCCGCTCCACGGGGGACCGCGTGCTCGGGGACCACCAGCTGGTGCGCGGGCTGCTCGCCGACGCCGCCCTCGCCACCGAGTCCGCGACCCACTACGTGCGGTCGGCGGCGCAGGAGGTCGAGAACCGCACACCGACGGCGGCGGTGACCGCCGCCCGCGCCAAGCTGCTGGCCTCCCGGGCGGCCAGCAGCGTGACCGCCACTGCCTCGCGTCTGCTGGGCGCCGAGGGCCAGACCGAGAACCATCCGCTGGCCCGGCTGGCCGCCGCGGCCCGGGTGCACGAGGTGATCGAGGGACCCACCGAGGTGCTCCAGGACGTCGTGGCCACCGCGCTGCTGCGCGACCAGGGCGCCACGGGGAAAGGAAAGCAGCGATGACCCCGGCCACGGCCGAGAACACCGTCAAGTGCGTGGTCTGGGACCTGGACGACACCCTCTGGGACGGCACGCTTCTGGAGGGCGACGAACTCCACGTTCCCGACGCCAACCGCACCCTCGTGCGCGTCCTGGACGAGCACGGCATCCTCCAGTCCGTCGCCAGCCGCAACGAGCCCGGCCCCGTCGAGGACCGGCTCCGCGGCTTCGGGCTCGACAAGTACTTCCTGCATCCGCAGGTCGGCTGGTCGGCCAAGTCCGCTTCGCTGCGCACGCTGCTGGAAGTGCTCAACATCAGCGCCGACAGCGTGCTGTTCATCGACGACTCGGAGTTCGAACGTGCCGAGGTGGCCAGGGAACTGCCCGAAGTCCGCTGCGTGACGCGGGAGAAGCTGCACGAACTGGTCGCCGGCGGCCGGGTCCTGCCGCGGCAGGTGACCGCCGACGCCGCCCGCCGCCGGGATATGTACCAGGCCGAGGACCGCCGCCGCGGGCACGAGGAGACGTTCCAGGGCCCGGCCGAGGAGTTCCTGTCCTCGCTGGGCATGACGTTGCGGGTGCGCAACGCGACCGAGGGCGATCTGGACCGCGCGGCGGAGCTGACCCGGCGCACCCACCAGCTCAACACCACCGGCATCACCTTCGACCGGGACGAGCTGGCCGAGCTGGTGCGGGACCCCGGCCACCGGGTGATCGTCGCCGAACTCGACGACCGCTTCGGCACCTATGGCACCATCGGGCTGGCCGTGCTGTCCACCGGTCCCGAGTGGACGATCCGGCTGCTGCTGATGTCCTGCCGGGTCATGGGCCGCAACGTCGGCACCGCGCTCATCGCGGCGCTGGCCCGCACCGCCGCCGCGCACGGTGCCCGCACCGTCGCCCACTTCCGGCCCACCGACCGGAACCGGCAGATGCTCGTCACCTACCGATTCGCGGGATTCGCCGTCGTGTCCCGTTCCGAGGACCGCGTCGTCCTCACCATGCCGGAGGACCGGATCCCGGCCGTACCCGGTTACGTCCGCCTCGTCACCGAGGACACCGCCACTGTGCTGAGCTGCCCGACCCAGGAGGTCACCCGATGACTGCCTTCACACAGAGCTGGACCGACACGTTTTCCTCCGTCTACGCCAACGAGTCGCTGGCCAAGCTCTCCTGGTTCAACGCCTCCCCCGGCCTGGAGCTGATCAAGCGGGTGATCGACGGCACGCTCAAACCGGGTCAGCGCCTGATCGATCTGGGCAGCGGCCCTGGCGTCGATGCCGTCTTCCTGTCCGTGCAGGGCCTGGACGTCACCGGCGTCGACCTGTCCCCGGACGCCGTCGCCCAGGCCACCCGCTGGGCCGAACTGGCTGGCGCCGACGCCGAGTTCATCCAGGGCGACGTGCTCGACGTCCCGCTGCCGGACTCCTCGGCCGACGTCGTCACCGACTCCTTCGTGTTCCACAACATGCGTGACGACGCCAGGTCACGCTACGCCGACGAGGTGCACCGCCTGCTCAAGCCCGGCGGCCTGTTCCTGCTGAACTCCTTCTCCGACAAGATGGTGGCCGGTACCGGCCCGCGCCGGATCACCAGCGAGGAGATCCTCACCACCTTCACCGCCGACCGGTTCGAGTGCGTGGCGCTGTACGTGTACCGCAACGTGCCCACCCGCTCCAAGCCGGACCAGCTGCACTGGTTCGGCGAATTCCGGGCGCGCTGATGCGGGTCGTGGTCACCGGCGGCGGCCGGGGCATCGGGCGCGCCGTCGCCCTCGGCTTCGCGGCCCGCGGTGCGCGGGTCGCGGTGCTGGCCCGCACCGGGTCCCAGGTGGAGTCGGTGGCAGGCGAGATCGAGGAACTCCGCGCCGAGAGCCTGGCCGTGGCCGTGGATGTCGCGGACGAGGCGGCGCTGGGCGAGGCGGCCGAGCGGGTGGTCCAGAGGTTCGGCGGCGTGGACGTCCTCGTCAACGCCGCAGGCGTCTTCAATCTCGGGCCCACTGCCGGGTTTCCAGCGGAATCCGCGCGGACCCTGCTGGAAACCAATGTCATGGGCACGTTCCTGGCCTGCAAGATCTTCGGCAGGCACCTGCTCGAGCAGGGCCACGGCAAGGTCGTCAACTTCTGCTCGCTGTTGTCCTACACCGCTTTCCCGGAACGGGCGCTGTACGCCGCGAGCAAGGGCGGCGTACTCCAGCTGACCCGCAGCCTGGGGGTGGAGTGGGCGGCGCGCAACGTCAACGTCAACGCGGTCGCCCCCGGCATGATCCGCATCGAGACCCCGCATCCGGCCGCGCTCGACGAGGACGCCATCGTCGGGCGCATCCCCTCCGGCCGGCGCGGCCGGCCGGACGACATCGTCGGACCCGTCCTGTTCCTGGCCTCCTCTGCGGCCGACTACATAAACGGCCAGACCTTGGTCGTCGACGGAGGCTGGCTCAGTTATGGATACCTCTGAAAGCTCCCTGGCGCTCGGAGTCTTCTGTGGCTTCTCCACGGGACCGTCGGACCGGTACGTCCAGGCCGCCACCGAGCTCGGCGCCGGCTTGGCCGCCCGCGGCCACCAGCTGGTCTACGGGGCGGGCGGGGCCGGCCTGATGGGCGCGGTGGCGCGCGGTGCCGCCGAGGGCGGTGCGCCGATCCTCGGGGTCATCCCGGAGTTCTTGCGCGCCAAGGAGATGAACGACCACCTGCCGCCGCAGCAGATAGTACTCACGGAGGACCTCCTGGAACGCAAGCGCGTCATGATCGACCGCGCGGACGCCTTCGTCGCGCTTCCGGGCGGCTACGGCACGCTCGACGAGGTGCTCGAAGTGGTGTCCATGGCCGCACTCGGGCAGGACGTCGGCCCCCTCGTGCTCTTGGACGTGGACGACGACTGGCTGCCCTTGCTCAACTACGTCGAGCGGCTGCAGGGACGGGGTTTCGTGCGCGACGCAGGCATCCTGCGCGTGGCCCGGACACCGGAGCAGGCGCTCGACATGGTGGCACCGACCTCGGCCGGTGCGCTTGCGCTGGCGGGCGATCCGCAGGGCAAGCAGGCGGCTTCATGAACTCCGCGATGTCCCGGGCACGACTGGCCGATTACCGGGCTTTCCTGACCGGCTGCGGTGCCACCAGGGTCGGCAGCGGGCTGGTGGGAACTGCTGCGGCGTGTCTGTCGCAGGCGAACCTGCCGGCAAGATGATGTACCCGCTCGTCCGCGAGCCGGCTGCCGCCGGTGCTGTGCCGCTCGAAAAGTCATCGCCGCAGCTGAGCGGGGTGCGGTCAGTTCGCTGGGATTATGCCTTGCATGATCGTGTCCTTGTTGTACAAGGTGACCCGGAGGCTGCTCACTGTTCCATCGGTACTGCTCCGCCGTGGGACGGCGAAGGACGCGGAACTGCTGGTGCTGCGGCACGAGAACACGGTCCTGCGCCGCCAGTTCGCCCGAGTCCGCTACGAGCCCGCCGACCGAATCTGGCTCGCCGTCCTTTTCCATCTGGTCCCACGACAACGCTGGCGCCACGTATTCGCAGTCACCCCCAGCACACTGCTGGCCTGGCACCGGCGACTCCTGGCGCGGAGGTAGACGTTCCCCCAGCACCTTCGACGCCGTCTTCCAGGCCGACGTCATGAGGATCTTACTCAGCCCGCCTCGCGCACCAAAGGCGAACGCAATCTGCGAGCGAGCCGTGGGCACCCTACGCCGCGAAGTCCTCGACCGAATCCTGATCTACATCATCATGACCGTCACCGTGACGTGCCCCTCCGGGCCGAACGCTCAGTTTCCGGTGGCTGTCACCCCAAAGTGGATGTGCGGCACCTGGACTCCATCTGTCCATACGGCGCTCGGGGTACGGGACATAGTTGGTCCTCGGCGAGCCGCGTTTCCCGCGCGGGAGGCACCACGCGGACCGGAGGACTTGCCAGCCGCAGTCGTTGCGGTTGATACCCGGGGATCGGGTCTGGTCGTTGAGGTTGTAGCCGCGCAGGTCGTGGATCGAACCGCCGCTCATGGTGACGCACACCCACCGACCAGAGAAATTCCGCTTCTCGTAGACGCGTGCCGTGCGGTCAGAGTTCTTCCCCACTGGGCTGCCGTGATCGCGGATGGCGGAGGGCAGGTCCTTCACGCTGCCGTCGACGGCCCGCCGAAGTTGATCTCGGGTGCACACGTAGCCGCCAGGGCAGTCGATCCCCGCCGGCATGGCGACCGCCGGTGCGGCAGCGGGAGCCGCGGCGGTCAGGAGGGGCACGGTCAGCGCGGCGGCCGCCATGCCGCGGGAGAGATGGTTCACGCCCACATTGAAAGACCACCGCTCCTCTCGGGCGAGCGCCGGTGGACGAAACCACACGATCGGGGAACGGTACTTGCTCCTGGAAGAGCAGGGATGCAATGAAGGGCGAGAAGAGCCGAGCCCTCACTCCTCGACGCCGGGTCACCTGACGTGGCCGCCATTGGCGTAATCGACGGGCTGTGCCAACGGTTGCGGCACCCTGCCGCTATGGCTGAAGGTGAGCGCGAGCCCGGCAGGGACATGGTGGACCGGTCGGAGGGATTCGGCGAGCGCCTGCTGGGGGTGTTACTGGACCGGGCCCACGAGATGCCGCCGCAGCTGATCGCTCCGCTGATCGCGGAAGAGGTGGCCAAAGTCGGTGGCCGGGACGTCTCCATCCTCCTGCAGGACTACGCGCAGCTGGTGCTCGCTCCGCTGCCGGGCCGGCGACTGATGGTCGCAGGCCCCGAGCCGATCAGCGACTCCCACGCCGGAACGGCCTTCCTGACGGCGGTTCCCGTCGAGGTAGCGCACGACGACGGCAGCGTCCGGATGTACCTGCCGTTGCTGGACGGCAGCGACCAGGTCGGGGTGATGGCCCTCACTCTGGACACCGTCGACGACGATGACCGGCGGCTGCTGCGCAGGCTGGCCAGCCTGGTCGCCGACATCCTGGTCACCAAGCACACCTACACCGACCAGTTCTTCCAGGCCCGCCGCCGCGAACCGATGAGCGTGGCCGCCGAGATCCAGTGGTCCCTCCTACCCCCGCTGGCCATGTCCGTTCCGCAGGTCACGGTGGCCGGGATCCTTGAACCGGCCTACCGCATCGCCGGCGACAGCTTCGACTACGCCCTCAACGAAAGCATCCTGCACGTGGCCATGATCGACGCGATGGGCCACGACCTCGGAGCCGCCGCGATGGCCACCATCGCCATCGGCGCCTACCGCCACGCCAGACGCGCCGACGTCGACCTGACCGAGATCTACGCGTTCATGGACCGGGCGATCGCCGCGCAGTTCGGTCCCGATCGCTTCGTCACCGCGCAGATGATGCGCCTGGACACCACAACGGGCCGCCTGCAATGGGTCAACGCGGGCCACCCGGCACCACTGCTGATCCGCGACGGCCGGGTGCTCCGCCCTCTGGAGGGCCCGACCACCCTGCCGGTCGGCTTCGGCGGCGAGCAGCCCCGGATGAGCGAGCACCAGCTCCAACGCGGCGACCGGCTGCTGTGCTACACCGACGGCGTCATCGAGGAGCACGTAGCCGGACAGGAACCGTTCGGCGAGGAACAGCTCATCCGCTGCGTCGACCGCATGATCAACCAGGCCGGCGGGGTACGCGCCGAGGTGCGCTGGCTCTCCAAGAGACTGCTGGAGGAGCGGGGCGGGCTCACCAGCGACGACGCGACCCTGTTCCTGATCGAATGGCGCGGGGGTGACGCCGACCACCTCGCCATTCCGCGGTAGGCCAGCCTCAGAACCGTTTCGCTGAAATCCGCACGGGCAGCATCCCGGCGGGCGTGCTCCGCGGCGGCTTGCCCGTGCCGCCCTCGAAGTCCTCAGCCGTCGCTGCCGTCGCTGCCGTCGCTGCCGTCGCTGCCGTCGCTGCCGTCGCTGCCGTCGCTGCCGTCGCTGCCGTCGCTGCCGTCGCTGCCGTCGCTGCCGTCGACCGGGGACTATCAGATGCATGACACGCCCGACACGCACTCAGCCGCCCCGGTCGTGGACGGTGACGCCTGCTCGCTATGACAACCCCGATGTACAGCAGCTCCTCCTGCAATTGCACGCCACCCAGCTGGAGATGTACGGCTACGCCGACGATCCCACCGATACCCCGGCCGAGGACTACACCCCGCCCCAAGGCCTCTT contains:
- a CDS encoding acyl carrier protein, with product MTAQSTPTNEEIAAVVREFIARLSGHPDIEDDWPLISGGVLDSIAAVQMVDFVERTFHVEVADEDLELLNFDSVRGLAALVTRRVAA
- a CDS encoding HAD-IIIC family phosphatase, producing MTPATAENTVKCVVWDLDDTLWDGTLLEGDELHVPDANRTLVRVLDEHGILQSVASRNEPGPVEDRLRGFGLDKYFLHPQVGWSAKSASLRTLLEVLNISADSVLFIDDSEFERAEVARELPEVRCVTREKLHELVAGGRVLPRQVTADAARRRDMYQAEDRRRGHEETFQGPAEEFLSSLGMTLRVRNATEGDLDRAAELTRRTHQLNTTGITFDRDELAELVRDPGHRVIVAELDDRFGTYGTIGLAVLSTGPEWTIRLLLMSCRVMGRNVGTALIAALARTAAAHGARTVAHFRPTDRNRQMLVTYRFAGFAVVSRSEDRVVLTMPEDRIPAVPGYVRLVTEDTATVLSCPTQEVTR
- a CDS encoding type I polyketide synthase; translated protein: MNALDHEDAVAVVGLSVRLPGCDSVARYWSILEAGEDSITRREAATAATFVPAYGSVPSPGHFDRDRFGIASSEALLTDPQQRLLLEAVDEALTTANVDRAETVAVSVYAGVGHSDYERWVGSALAGRPGVDAQSLEVTNRGDYAATRVAYRLGLQGAAVTVQSACSTALTAVHLAVQDLLGHGSDLAVAAVSSVRVPAPGGYDAPLGGIGSPDGVCRPFDAAAGGSVPGDGVGAVVFKRLADAVSDGDEIWAVVRGSAMNNDGSGKSGFAGVDAAAQTEVIRAALDVAGLGPGDIDYVEAHGSGTRIGDSTEWSALAEVFAEAGHPVHVGAVKGGLGHLREAAGLAGFAKAVLSLRHRRLAATPHFERLPADLAAPSGPLQPLGEALDWPAVPGRPRRAGVSAFGLGGTNCHVVLEEAPAAPVTPPSRDPELLLLSSHHPDALDIDLAALRDHLGENPSRIADAAWTTQTARHRYPHRAYAVVRSPDEVAAAFGGDRLRIQRGHATADAPEVVFVLPGIGSHYPGMGAELARTDPLFARHLQAVVAVADTLTDGAVGRSFATEPARPDRQGDRVDLRALLRRGGSAPAPRELREVHLSLFCMEHAMARTLMDLGIRPAALLGHSLGEWVAAVLAGVVGPKDAMAAVARRADLVETAGPGAMLSVLAAAEEVERYAEEDTWIAAENGPGHCVFSGRPEAVSTLAGRLRAAGFTTLPVDTKHPFHTPQLAGAAALLGEDLRHVDLAPARIPIASSVLGAWLDGEVPEPGYWRDHMVSRVRFRTAAGLVLSRHRVLVEVGPGTARPWIAQADPDAVCVRTVRQSYENAGDRQILLEALGALWAHGIEADWPRLRRDPARRAGLPRAPCCAAGTCPTPSRLPVPGRRLPRRGRPSRHPRPPRRRRRKRHPDPPSGSSWPTASGSCSDCAKCTPTTTSSTSVATP
- a CDS encoding peptidase inhibitor family I36 protein, producing MNHLSRGMAAAALTVPLLTAAAPAAAPAVAMPAGIDCPGGYVCTRDQLRRAVDGSVKDLPSAIRDHGSPVGKNSDRTARVYEKRNFSGRWVCVTMSGGSIHDLRGYNLNDQTRSPGINRNDCGWQVLRSAWCLPRGKRGSPRTNYVPYPERRMDRWSPGAAHPLWGDSHRKLSVRPGGARHGDGHDDVDQDSVEDFAA
- a CDS encoding acyl-CoA dehydrogenase family protein, whose product is MSTTVPVAVLDVLRGEQFADRATTWERAGAVPREDVECLAGHGLLGMTVGTAHHGSDLPLVDVTEAHRLVAAASPSLHSLLVVHAMVCHALRRWAVRETRDAFLPELATGRVLAAFALTETTGGADAGALTTRIDREGDTLRVTGVKRWLSFGQIADAYLVFGLTDGLDSCALVDAGSAVRVEPEPRTAGLRAARLARVTFDGATAPAARVVGRPGTGIPFVATSCLTLGRLCVAAGAAGIAQAALDLAVGHAATRSTGDRVLGDHQLVRGLLADAALATESATHYVRSAAQEVENRTPTAAVTAARAKLLASRAASSVTATASRLLGAEGQTENHPLARLAAAARVHEVIEGPTEVLQDVVATALLRDQGATGKGKQR
- a CDS encoding SDR family NAD(P)-dependent oxidoreductase produces the protein MRVVVTGGGRGIGRAVALGFAARGARVAVLARTGSQVESVAGEIEELRAESLAVAVDVADEAALGEAAERVVQRFGGVDVLVNAAGVFNLGPTAGFPAESARTLLETNVMGTFLACKIFGRHLLEQGHGKVVNFCSLLSYTAFPERALYAASKGGVLQLTRSLGVEWAARNVNVNAVAPGMIRIETPHPAALDEDAIVGRIPSGRRGRPDDIVGPVLFLASSAADYINGQTLVVDGGWLSYGYL
- a CDS encoding TIGR00730 family Rossman fold protein; its protein translation is MDTSESSLALGVFCGFSTGPSDRYVQAATELGAGLAARGHQLVYGAGGAGLMGAVARGAAEGGAPILGVIPEFLRAKEMNDHLPPQQIVLTEDLLERKRVMIDRADAFVALPGGYGTLDEVLEVVSMAALGQDVGPLVLLDVDDDWLPLLNYVERLQGRGFVRDAGILRVARTPEQALDMVAPTSAGALALAGDPQGKQAAS
- a CDS encoding acyl carrier protein, encoding MHPDDHFFHLGGDSLMGVHLIAGLKELTGQAVPSSVVFASATLGGMTREIQDWLAATEHEPEPLDHGSPVS
- a CDS encoding class I SAM-dependent methyltransferase, producing the protein MTAFTQSWTDTFSSVYANESLAKLSWFNASPGLELIKRVIDGTLKPGQRLIDLGSGPGVDAVFLSVQGLDVTGVDLSPDAVAQATRWAELAGADAEFIQGDVLDVPLPDSSADVVTDSFVFHNMRDDARSRYADEVHRLLKPGGLFLLNSFSDKMVAGTGPRRITSEEILTTFTADRFECVALYVYRNVPTRSKPDQLHWFGEFRAR
- a CDS encoding PP2C family protein-serine/threonine phosphatase, with the translated sequence MAEGEREPGRDMVDRSEGFGERLLGVLLDRAHEMPPQLIAPLIAEEVAKVGGRDVSILLQDYAQLVLAPLPGRRLMVAGPEPISDSHAGTAFLTAVPVEVAHDDGSVRMYLPLLDGSDQVGVMALTLDTVDDDDRRLLRRLASLVADILVTKHTYTDQFFQARRREPMSVAAEIQWSLLPPLAMSVPQVTVAGILEPAYRIAGDSFDYALNESILHVAMIDAMGHDLGAAAMATIAIGAYRHARRADVDLTEIYAFMDRAIAAQFGPDRFVTAQMMRLDTTTGRLQWVNAGHPAPLLIRDGRVLRPLEGPTTLPVGFGGEQPRMSEHQLQRGDRLLCYTDGVIEEHVAGQEPFGEEQLIRCVDRMINQAGGVRAEVRWLSKRLLEERGGLTSDDATLFLIEWRGGDADHLAIPR
- a CDS encoding 3-hydroxyacyl-CoA dehydrogenase family protein, which encodes MSAPTLGVIGAGVIGSSVAHAAATAGYAVTLVDTDTAALDAARAAVRRHERLAALLGGRGPRPLDIRFSTDLADVAGAGFVVENTTESEPGKRELYPLLDKALAPGVTIAANTSAIPIARLAECLADPGRVVGVHFMNPVDRIDMVEVVRAPSTSDTALAAVEDLLGRMGKRSVVVNDAPGFVINRVLMPVVNLAAAVVADGVATPNQVDELFKGCLGHTSGPLRTADLIGLDTVVRTLEVLHEHYGTTEFATHPHLRRMVDEGRTGAKSGRGFYSYDGS